A genomic window from Thermoplasmata archaeon includes:
- a CDS encoding helix-turn-helix domain-containing protein translates to MSEARVRANALFQEALGPGLARIGGALRDLGLSGNAANAFCALVRTGRATAGELVVKTGIPDSKIYYALGELADKGLIEVQEGKPKVYRVVSPREVEARLARIVDEDYERRRASTARLRSILEPLGVAASSPTADIAYIVKGLPNVVTRAQGLISSARKEIVLLASEESLFRKLEGDLVKATRRRVRLKLAIPAISVEKDLEKVAEVRSIVCDCMLLVVDGQQVLTVTRTSDNDGYAITSTDGTLVRLGLEYWESPHCCVM, encoded by the coding sequence ATGTCAGAAGCCCGCGTCCGCGCGAATGCATTGTTTCAGGAAGCCCTCGGCCCCGGGCTTGCTCGAATCGGGGGCGCTCTGCGGGACCTCGGTCTCAGCGGCAACGCGGCGAACGCGTTCTGCGCGCTCGTGCGCACGGGCCGTGCGACCGCAGGCGAGTTGGTCGTGAAGACCGGCATCCCGGATTCTAAGATATATTACGCGCTCGGCGAGCTTGCGGACAAAGGCTTGATCGAAGTACAAGAGGGAAAGCCGAAGGTCTACCGAGTCGTATCTCCGAGAGAGGTCGAAGCCCGCCTCGCTCGGATCGTCGACGAGGACTACGAGCGCCGGCGCGCGTCGACGGCCCGTCTCCGGTCGATCCTCGAGCCCCTCGGAGTCGCGGCATCGTCGCCCACCGCCGATATCGCGTACATCGTGAAGGGGCTGCCCAATGTCGTCACGCGCGCGCAGGGGCTGATTTCTTCCGCTCGGAAGGAGATCGTCTTGCTCGCCTCGGAGGAGTCGCTGTTCCGGAAGCTGGAAGGCGATCTTGTGAAGGCGACAAGGCGCCGCGTGCGGCTGAAGCTTGCGATTCCCGCGATCTCCGTCGAGAAGGATCTCGAGAAGGTCGCCGAGGTCCGCTCGATTGTCTGCGACTGCATGCTCCTCGTGGTGGATGGCCAGCAGGTCTTGACCGTGACCCGCACCTCCGACAACGACGGGTATGCGATTACCTCGACGGACGGGACTCTCGTTCGCTTAGGCCTCGAGTACTGGGAGAGCCCGCACTGCTGCGTCATGTGA
- a CDS encoding glycosyltransferase family 4 protein, with amino-acid sequence MATPCHVVLCEKRYPFPPDHGRATRVVTLARELRKLRFHVTLLVCTGQSATLDDGTHVRAIPGLVWPFRDLVLWFELRKINRERKVDFLQVQNDVFVMLAVLARLTGFHILYDAQVVERDYWSALPAESFRDVVSSKVMPLCEQILCRLSERLSVFSDHDAGRIEQLYRLPAEKVFIIPLSPRQPKESTISVRSPGPRPVVLFLGSYGHRPNADAITILRNEIRPRVIRKVPETIFQIVGKDLPVDVLEAGGLEAHANVDEVTRFIDAATVCVAPVRVGSGVRTKVVEYLSRGKPVVAMTPALEGLAVRPGIDLLAADDFDSFADHVVTLIRDSGFRQRIGASGLSRILELAGGRAAGRVLPAFYSRGSEP; translated from the coding sequence ATGGCGACTCCCTGTCACGTCGTGCTGTGCGAAAAGCGCTATCCTTTTCCCCCGGATCACGGCCGGGCAACGAGGGTCGTCACTCTCGCGAGAGAGCTGCGTAAACTACGTTTCCATGTCACCTTGCTCGTGTGCACCGGGCAGTCTGCCACGCTCGATGACGGCACCCATGTTCGGGCGATTCCGGGATTGGTCTGGCCGTTCCGAGACCTCGTGCTTTGGTTCGAACTCCGAAAGATAAACCGTGAGCGGAAGGTGGATTTCCTCCAAGTGCAGAATGATGTGTTCGTGATGTTAGCCGTTCTCGCGAGGCTCACGGGATTCCACATCTTGTACGACGCCCAAGTGGTGGAGCGGGACTATTGGTCGGCATTGCCGGCGGAGTCGTTTCGGGATGTGGTGTCGAGCAAGGTCATGCCCCTCTGCGAGCAGATCCTCTGCCGTCTCTCGGAGCGGCTGTCCGTGTTCAGCGATCACGATGCGGGTCGGATCGAACAACTGTACCGACTCCCCGCGGAGAAGGTGTTCATCATACCGCTCTCCCCCCGACAACCGAAGGAGTCAACGATCTCAGTCCGCAGCCCGGGGCCTCGCCCGGTTGTCCTGTTCCTCGGATCCTACGGCCATCGGCCGAACGCGGATGCGATCACGATTCTCCGGAACGAGATTCGCCCCCGGGTGATCCGGAAAGTCCCGGAAACCATATTCCAAATCGTCGGGAAGGACCTGCCGGTCGATGTCCTCGAAGCGGGAGGACTGGAGGCCCATGCGAACGTCGATGAAGTGACTCGGTTTATCGACGCCGCAACGGTCTGTGTGGCGCCGGTGCGGGTCGGCTCGGGCGTGCGAACCAAGGTCGTGGAGTACCTATCGCGGGGAAAGCCGGTCGTCGCGATGACCCCCGCCCTCGAAGGCCTCGCAGTCCGGCCCGGCATCGATCTCCTTGCCGCCGATGACTTCGACTCGTTCGCGGACCACGTCGTCACCCTGATACGCGATTCCGGCTTCCGGCAGCGGATCGGGGCCTCGGGCCTTTCGCGAATCCTAGAACTAGCCGGAGGACGAGCGGCGGGAAGGGTCCTTCCGGCTTTCTATTCCCGAGGGTCCGAACCGTAG
- a CDS encoding glycosyltransferase family 2 protein yields MTPTGTLRATVVVVGYNGETFLGPCLESLAQQDVAASEYELLFIDNGSTDASVAVVETFRDRFSHLRVVRNGRNLGFPAAVNEAAELANGPILVLLNQDAVVERTWLRELLAPFGGDGTVAAAGSRVVNGAGPDLYAAALEILYGGICIVHEGNRRTDAVSGCAMAVRLDVFRRIGGFAGDLFMYGEDLDLGLRLNKAGYRLAYAGKAVAHHHAIRRSRASTRTYMFYATRNRTLVCLRNYRWKRVYLIADMFVLFPLTATTELLRSQTKKKALGWLLEARIDSLRVGLELLRSSAITPSGRQPTPR; encoded by the coding sequence GTGACGCCGACCGGGACCTTGCGGGCCACGGTCGTCGTCGTCGGATACAACGGCGAGACGTTCCTTGGGCCGTGCCTCGAGTCCCTTGCACAGCAGGACGTGGCGGCGTCCGAATACGAACTCTTGTTCATCGACAACGGATCCACGGACGCGAGCGTCGCGGTCGTGGAGACATTCCGCGACCGGTTCTCTCACCTCCGCGTCGTGCGGAACGGCCGCAACTTGGGGTTTCCGGCCGCGGTGAACGAGGCGGCGGAACTGGCGAACGGCCCGATCCTCGTCCTCCTCAACCAAGATGCGGTCGTAGAGCGCACATGGCTACGGGAACTCCTCGCCCCGTTCGGAGGAGACGGCACGGTGGCCGCGGCGGGGAGTCGCGTCGTGAACGGGGCGGGCCCCGACCTGTACGCGGCAGCGCTGGAAATCCTGTACGGCGGAATATGCATCGTCCACGAGGGGAATCGCCGGACCGACGCCGTCTCGGGCTGCGCCATGGCGGTGCGCCTCGACGTGTTCCGCCGAATCGGGGGCTTCGCGGGCGACCTTTTCATGTACGGTGAGGACTTGGACCTGGGCCTTCGGCTCAACAAAGCCGGGTACCGCCTCGCCTATGCCGGGAAGGCCGTAGCGCACCATCACGCAATCCGACGGTCTCGCGCCTCAACCCGAACGTACATGTTTTATGCGACCCGGAACCGGACCCTCGTCTGTCTGAGGAATTACCGTTGGAAGCGAGTGTATCTCATCGCGGACATGTTCGTCCTCTTCCCGCTGACCGCGACGACGGAGCTGCTTCGCTCGCAAACCAAGAAGAAGGCGTTAGGGTGGCTTCTCGAGGCCCGTATCGACTCGCTCCGGGTCGGCCTGGAGCTGCTCCGCTCCTCCGCCATCACGCCTTCCGGCAGGCAACCGACACCGCGCTAG
- a CDS encoding SDR family oxidoreductase, producing MIVLVAGGAGYIGSRLIRDLPRTGAFKGATIRILDNMFRERYVSLWDLPKGPRYEFLEGDVRNESDVRTAVRDIDTVFSLSDITNAPVSFERKDLTWEVNHKGALHLFERAIEAGVRKFVYTSTCSVYGPTEGLVTEDATCKPVSPYAESKLRAETTMRTRAHEAGLDWTALRLGTVYGWTIGMRFDTIINRFAYLASQGRPLTVYDTAWREKRPYIHMSDVMTAYRLAATHPGARGGVFNAVGENANMETVIGAIRAVVPDVDVTTTATPSLNQLSYEVDCSRFKRLGFRARSDIGRGIREMIRRFHGIAPVPLPELVAES from the coding sequence ATGATCGTCCTTGTCGCTGGCGGTGCCGGCTACATCGGGTCGCGGCTCATCCGGGACCTCCCGCGGACCGGAGCATTCAAGGGGGCCACGATCCGGATCCTCGACAACATGTTCCGCGAGCGGTACGTCTCCCTCTGGGATCTCCCGAAGGGGCCACGGTACGAGTTCCTCGAAGGCGACGTCCGAAACGAATCGGATGTGCGCACGGCCGTCCGGGACATCGACACGGTGTTCTCCCTCTCGGATATCACGAACGCCCCGGTCTCCTTCGAGCGAAAGGACCTCACGTGGGAGGTCAACCACAAGGGCGCGTTGCACCTATTCGAGCGCGCGATCGAGGCGGGCGTTCGGAAGTTCGTGTACACATCGACGTGCAGCGTCTACGGCCCAACGGAGGGGCTCGTCACCGAGGACGCAACGTGCAAGCCCGTTTCGCCGTACGCGGAGTCGAAGCTCCGCGCTGAAACGACGATGCGTACCCGGGCCCACGAGGCGGGCCTCGACTGGACCGCCTTGCGCCTCGGGACGGTCTACGGATGGACGATCGGGATGCGGTTCGATACGATCATCAACCGCTTCGCCTACCTGGCCTCCCAAGGACGACCGCTCACGGTGTACGATACCGCATGGCGGGAGAAGCGGCCGTACATCCATATGTCCGATGTCATGACCGCGTACCGGCTCGCGGCGACCCATCCCGGAGCGAGGGGCGGCGTCTTCAACGCCGTGGGCGAGAACGCGAACATGGAGACGGTCATCGGCGCGATTCGCGCGGTCGTGCCCGATGTCGACGTGACGACGACGGCGACCCCCTCCTTGAACCAGCTCTCGTACGAGGTCGACTGCTCTCGATTCAAGCGCCTCGGGTTCCGCGCGCGGAGCGACATCGGGCGAGGCATTCGGGAGATGATTCGCCGGTTCCATGGGATCGCCCCCGTGCCGCTGCCGGAACTCGTGGCGGAGTCGTAG
- a CDS encoding glycosyltransferase family 4 protein — translation MRVLHVAKKLPPLAGGDATAVAALGRVQRRKGHRVDFLAYRGDGVSAGEDTHLAGPTLSGEALDRIGVRRFLGLRAIRHWAEANAPLLHPDLVHAHAADVGACVVRAAHRAGVPVVLTCHGVWFPHRPRWSPSSRIERSFLRRGYDALTAVDQASVDALRREGFRDAVVVPNGVDPEEFGPPRPRDGTLRFLFAGRHVPQKGIDTLLQATARARSRIGDSFVLELAGDGPERRRLERRARDLDLAPSVRFLGTLARPDLLEAYRRADAFVLASRFEGFPLVILEAWAAGLPVISTAVGGVPDLCNDGNAILVPPDDPEALSDAMESLARDPRRREALGAEGRSLVRERYSWETIAEQYERVYERCLDQTRGPRP, via the coding sequence GTGCGGGTCCTCCACGTCGCGAAGAAACTGCCGCCGTTGGCGGGTGGGGATGCGACCGCGGTCGCGGCGCTCGGGCGGGTCCAGCGGCGCAAAGGCCACCGCGTCGACTTCCTCGCGTATCGCGGGGACGGAGTTTCGGCCGGGGAGGACACGCATCTCGCGGGCCCCACGCTCTCGGGCGAGGCGTTGGATCGGATCGGCGTCCGTCGGTTCCTGGGGTTGCGTGCGATCCGGCATTGGGCCGAGGCGAACGCGCCCTTGCTACACCCGGATCTCGTCCACGCCCATGCCGCTGATGTCGGCGCGTGCGTCGTCCGGGCCGCCCACCGCGCGGGCGTCCCGGTCGTGCTCACTTGCCACGGCGTGTGGTTCCCCCACCGACCGCGGTGGTCGCCTTCGAGCCGGATCGAGCGGTCGTTCCTCCGTCGCGGGTACGATGCGCTCACCGCGGTGGATCAAGCGTCCGTCGACGCCCTCCGGCGGGAAGGATTCCGTGACGCCGTGGTCGTGCCGAACGGCGTCGATCCGGAGGAGTTCGGACCGCCGCGCCCTCGGGACGGGACGTTGCGGTTCCTCTTCGCGGGCCGACACGTGCCCCAGAAAGGGATCGACACCCTGCTCCAGGCGACGGCCCGCGCGCGATCCCGGATCGGGGACTCTTTCGTCCTCGAGCTCGCCGGCGACGGCCCGGAACGGCGGCGGCTCGAGCGTCGCGCGCGCGACTTGGACCTGGCCCCGTCGGTGCGGTTCCTCGGCACCCTTGCGAGGCCGGACCTCCTGGAGGCGTACCGCCGCGCCGACGCGTTCGTCCTCGCCTCGCGGTTCGAAGGCTTCCCCCTCGTGATCTTGGAGGCGTGGGCCGCCGGGCTGCCCGTAATCTCGACGGCGGTGGGCGGGGTCCCGGACCTGTGCAACGATGGGAATGCGATCCTCGTGCCGCCGGACGATCCGGAGGCCCTGTCGGACGCCATGGAGAGCCTCGCCCGAGACCCCCGGCGGCGGGAAGCGTTGGGAGCCGAGGGACGATCTCTCGTGCGCGAGCGGTACTCATGGGAGACGATTGCGGAGCAGTACGAGCGGGTGTACGAGCGATGCCTGGACCAAACGAGGGGTCCAAGACCGTGA
- the rfbD gene encoding dTDP-4-dehydrorhamnose reductase, translating to MATLLVIGGSGLLGSKLAVAGRKAYRVVATYRATPPKLEGVELVPFQKEAIGDAGAWISRLAPDYVVDAAAFHDVDRCEDERERAAQVNARAPGVLAEAANGAGARYLFVSTDFVFDGTRGSYEEADPPGPVNHYGRTKLEGERAVLDAGEANQVVRPSVIYGWDDTRLNFATWLLTSLRDRKAVRIVTDWIGSPTWADSLADAVLRLLALREGGIYHLAGPDRLSRFEFATRLAAAFDLDPTAISPVTAAEFPHRAPRPRDSSLRNTRAANHGITVLDTSTSLQKMRAQRSLEKFETPVRFKS from the coding sequence ATGGCCACGCTACTCGTCATCGGGGGGAGCGGGCTCCTCGGGTCGAAACTCGCCGTCGCGGGACGCAAGGCGTATCGCGTCGTCGCGACGTACCGGGCCACGCCGCCCAAGCTCGAGGGGGTCGAACTGGTGCCGTTCCAGAAAGAGGCGATCGGCGATGCCGGCGCATGGATCTCCCGCCTCGCGCCCGACTACGTCGTCGATGCGGCGGCATTCCACGATGTCGATCGCTGCGAGGACGAACGCGAGCGTGCGGCGCAGGTCAACGCGCGCGCTCCGGGCGTGCTCGCAGAAGCGGCGAACGGAGCGGGCGCGCGCTACCTCTTCGTGTCCACAGACTTCGTCTTCGACGGGACCCGCGGTTCGTACGAGGAGGCGGATCCGCCGGGGCCGGTGAATCACTACGGCAGGACGAAGCTCGAGGGCGAACGGGCCGTGCTCGATGCGGGCGAAGCGAACCAAGTCGTCCGGCCAAGCGTCATCTACGGGTGGGACGACACCCGCTTGAACTTCGCGACGTGGCTTCTCACCTCCCTCCGGGATCGAAAGGCCGTTCGGATCGTCACGGACTGGATCGGGTCCCCGACATGGGCGGACAGCCTCGCGGACGCCGTGCTCCGACTCCTCGCGCTGCGGGAGGGTGGAATCTATCACCTCGCCGGCCCCGACCGGTTGAGCCGCTTCGAGTTCGCGACCCGTCTCGCGGCGGCGTTCGATCTCGACCCCACCGCGATTTCTCCCGTGACGGCGGCGGAATTCCCCCACCGGGCTCCGCGGCCCCGCGACTCGTCCCTCCGGAACACGCGCGCGGCGAACCACGGGATCACGGTGCTCGACACATCGACGAGCCTCCAGAAGATGCGGGCCCAACGCAGCCTCGAAAAGTTCGAGACCCCCGTGCGGTTCAAGTCGTGA
- a CDS encoding glycosyltransferase family 2 protein, with product MIRVAVALVNFNGYGMTCDAIDSILPYLAPNDALVVVDNASTDGSVPGLERKYPTVRVIALERNVGYAGGCNAAIEFGVQEKARYVLLANNDIVFAPDAIDRLVETAETADNIGIVVPRIYYHDRPNTIWAAGSTISRVTGLTRQRGMDRDESDFPPSAVPLDLEMCTGCCMLVRTSIAEVVGGMREEFFLYYDETDWCWRIRRAGFRILVEDRSRIWHKVSETVGVSSPTFWYYITRNHIWFVQKDFPMAPRVFALMYFTTVLTPHRILLLLFLHSLPEAYAIIRGCVDGYRAALASPGRSGR from the coding sequence ATGATCCGCGTCGCTGTAGCTCTCGTGAACTTCAATGGCTACGGTATGACGTGCGACGCGATTGACAGCATCCTCCCCTATCTTGCGCCGAACGACGCGCTCGTGGTCGTCGACAATGCATCGACGGACGGATCGGTACCAGGACTGGAGCGAAAGTATCCCACGGTCCGGGTGATCGCCCTGGAGCGGAACGTCGGATATGCGGGGGGATGCAATGCGGCGATCGAATTCGGGGTCCAAGAAAAGGCCCGATACGTCCTCCTCGCGAACAACGACATCGTGTTCGCACCGGACGCCATCGACAGACTCGTCGAAACGGCTGAGACGGCGGACAACATCGGCATCGTCGTGCCTCGGATCTACTACCACGACCGTCCGAACACGATATGGGCCGCCGGATCCACGATTTCGAGGGTGACGGGGCTGACGCGTCAGCGGGGGATGGATCGCGATGAGTCCGACTTCCCGCCTTCGGCGGTCCCACTCGACTTGGAGATGTGCACGGGCTGCTGCATGCTCGTGCGAACATCGATCGCCGAGGTGGTCGGCGGCATGAGGGAGGAATTTTTCCTTTACTACGACGAAACCGACTGGTGCTGGCGTATTCGCCGCGCCGGTTTCAGAATCCTGGTCGAGGACAGGTCGCGCATATGGCACAAGGTCAGCGAGACGGTGGGCGTATCGTCGCCGACCTTCTGGTACTACATCACGCGGAACCACATCTGGTTCGTTCAGAAGGACTTCCCGATGGCACCGCGCGTCTTCGCCCTCATGTACTTCACGACCGTCTTGACCCCGCATAGGATCCTTCTCCTCCTCTTCCTTCACAGCTTGCCGGAGGCGTATGCGATCATCCGAGGATGCGTCGACGGCTACCGAGCCGCCTTGGCCAGCCCAGGGCGGTCCGGTCGGTGA
- a CDS encoding dTDP-4-dehydrorhamnose 3,5-epimerase: MIQGTVVRPLRRIVDERGYLMETLRTDWPDVYTTFAMSYVSLTYPGVIRAWHRHPRTKQRDTFAIPIGMAKVVIYDPVTKEVNEHVIGEDNPVLLSFNGDNWHGFKCVGTTPCLLINYPDKPYDYANPDETRVPFNSAEIPYNWDIVMK; encoded by the coding sequence GTGATCCAGGGGACCGTCGTGCGGCCGCTGCGCCGGATCGTCGACGAGCGGGGGTATCTGATGGAGACGCTCCGGACCGATTGGCCGGACGTCTACACGACGTTCGCGATGTCGTACGTCTCGCTGACGTACCCGGGCGTGATCCGCGCATGGCACCGCCACCCGCGCACGAAACAGCGCGACACGTTCGCCATTCCGATTGGGATGGCGAAGGTCGTGATCTACGACCCGGTGACGAAGGAGGTGAACGAACACGTGATTGGGGAAGACAACCCCGTCCTGCTGTCGTTCAACGGGGACAACTGGCACGGGTTCAAGTGCGTTGGGACGACGCCGTGTCTGCTGATCAACTACCCGGACAAGCCGTACGACTACGCGAACCCGGATGAAACACGGGTGCCGTTCAACTCCGCGGAGATTCCGTACAATTGGGATATCGTGATGAAGTAG
- a CDS encoding glucose-1-phosphate thymidylyltransferase, giving the protein MKGLILSGGHGTRLRPLTHTGPKQLIPLANKPNILYCLEDLRVAGITDIGVILGDIMPEKVKELLGDGRAFGTSITYIVQGYPRGIADAIRCAEGFIGEGPFCVYLGDNVLKGGIRTMVEDFESGGYDAEVLLSRVQNPEKFGVAELDEHQNIVSLVEKPKEPKSNLALVGIYLLRKNIFPIVRDLKPSWRNELEITEALDRLRTQGGRLKAHIVTGWWKDTGKPEDILEANHLLLDDLPRRIEGTIEEGARIEGRVQIGKDTVVRSGSVVRGPAIIGNGCVIGPDTYVGPYTSIGDKSTIVAGDIEASIVIGECTIETPNKIVNSLIGRHTTIRTANQKPKGQQLIVGENSTLYL; this is encoded by the coding sequence ATGAAGGGACTCATCCTCTCGGGCGGCCATGGGACGCGGCTCCGGCCCCTCACGCACACGGGGCCGAAGCAGCTCATCCCACTCGCGAACAAGCCGAACATCCTGTACTGTCTCGAAGACTTGCGGGTTGCAGGGATCACGGACATCGGCGTGATCCTGGGCGACATCATGCCGGAGAAGGTGAAGGAGCTCCTCGGTGACGGCCGAGCGTTCGGGACGTCGATCACGTACATCGTCCAGGGATATCCGAGGGGCATCGCCGACGCGATTCGATGCGCAGAGGGCTTCATCGGCGAGGGGCCGTTCTGCGTCTACCTGGGAGACAACGTCCTGAAGGGCGGGATCCGGACGATGGTCGAGGATTTCGAATCCGGCGGGTACGACGCGGAGGTCCTCCTGTCCCGCGTCCAGAACCCGGAGAAGTTCGGTGTCGCGGAACTCGACGAACACCAGAACATCGTATCCCTCGTCGAGAAGCCGAAAGAGCCGAAGAGCAACCTCGCCCTCGTGGGAATCTATCTCCTCCGGAAGAACATCTTCCCGATCGTCCGTGACCTGAAACCCTCGTGGCGGAACGAACTGGAGATCACGGAGGCGTTGGACCGCCTGCGCACGCAAGGCGGTCGCCTCAAAGCGCACATCGTCACGGGATGGTGGAAGGACACGGGGAAGCCAGAAGACATCCTGGAAGCGAACCACTTGCTCCTCGACGACCTCCCCCGCCGTATCGAGGGGACGATCGAGGAAGGCGCCCGGATCGAGGGCCGCGTCCAGATCGGGAAGGATACCGTGGTCCGCTCCGGGAGCGTCGTCCGCGGTCCCGCGATCATCGGGAACGGCTGCGTGATCGGACCTGACACGTACGTCGGGCCGTACACGTCGATCGGCGACAAGTCGACGATCGTGGCGGGAGATATCGAGGCCTCGATCGTAATCGGCGAATGTACGATCGAGACGCCGAACAAGATCGTGAACAGCCTGATCGGTCGCCACACGACGATCCGGACCGCGAATCAGAAACCGAAAGGCCAACAGCTAATCGTCGGGGAGAACTCGACCCTGTATCTCTAG